The Arctopsyche grandis isolate Sample6627 chromosome 7, ASM5162203v2, whole genome shotgun sequence genome includes a window with the following:
- the LOC143914511 gene encoding uncharacterized protein LOC143914511 yields MKAADRRRIDAFEMWSWRRLLRVPWTDKRTNVSILEELKIKDRLSTICLKRILQFFGHIARRGEESLEWLVVVGSVEGRRARGRSPARWTDQVSAATGASTVASLRLAEFRTEWRQLVDRTS; encoded by the coding sequence atgaaggcggcggatagacggagaatcgatgccttcgagatgtggtcctggagacggctactgcgcgtgccttggaccgacaaacgcacgaatgtgtctattcttgaagaattgaaaatcaaggatagattgtcaacaatatgcctgaaacgtatattgcagttcttcggccacattgcacgaagaggtgaggagagcctggagtggttggttgtggttggtagcgtcgaaggcagaagagccagaggcagatcccccgcacgctggactgaccaagtatctgcagcgacgggcgcttccacggtagcaagtcttcgcctggccgaatttagaactgaatggaggcagctggttgaccgcacatcatag